The Hippocampus zosterae strain Florida chromosome 2, ASM2543408v3, whole genome shotgun sequence genome contains the following window.
GTACCGGTACTTCCTGAGGCTACTGAGGAAGCAAGGCCTCCCACCTGAGCTGCTAAGacagttctacacagcagtcatcgaatcagtcCTGTGTTTTTCCATCACAGTCTGTTTTGgggctgccacaaaaaaggatAAAATCTGACtccaacggacagttaggacggcgggaaAAATCACTGGTACCAGCCCAACCACTCTCAAAGACTCGCACAccgcaagaatcaagacaagggcacaaaaaaaagcccagtgAATTTAATTGGACACGTTATAGTGGCCCTTAGTCCTGAGGTgtggttgtgagtgtgaatgtttgtttgtctatatgtgtcctgcgattagctggcaaccacagttcagggtgtaccccacctactgcccgaagactgctgggataggttccagcatgtctgcgaccctcgtgaagataagtggctcggataatggatggatgtttctatAAAGTACAATAATATAGACTGCTATTTTACTGATTTAACAaacatttccttttgtaggGGAGGCTGGGAcagatgaatggcatttccattccttTAAATGAGGTTAGAGAATTTGAGATCAAACTGTTTTGAGATACATGGTCGtgaaacaaattaaacttgtacctcaaggcaccactgtgcaGTCATTTCAAGCTTGTAGTGGTGTCAtggtgttttcttttcttctattTCCTTATTTAGCTCTTTGTTAGACTTTCCCTGTCAGCCCTGTAATCCAACCAGACAGTGCTGTAAGACAGTGGCAAGGTTTTAAGTGCCTTCAGAAATGTCACAATACATTGCTTTTGCGGACAAattgcacacaagcacacaaacgGAGATACTGTCACATATTGTATGTCAAGTGTAACTGCATGAGAATGGAAGATGGTTCATAAAAATGTTTCTTGAAGGCGTCTGCTCTTATTGTGAAGCAATTATTCTCACTGTGGTGTGACATGTCAGCAAGAAGGAGAGGTTTGCGATGTGTGGATAAGAGTGCAGAAAATCACTAGAATtcaaccactgctgctggtcagtTACCTCCCTGCGGAAATAAAAACAGCATACACCTGCAAGGGCTTTCTTGTGTTTCGGTGCTGGTCTTGCTGTTGTCACAAGCAAGGCCAGTagcaaatgcaaaacaaaatagcCGAGATTTAAATAGTATTACCTTCCATCAGGGCGGCATGGTGGTTTGCATACCGGCCTCACACTgaagagatgcagggttcgattccagctttggcctccctgtgtgcagtttgcatgttctccccatgcctgtgtgggttttctccgggttcgcTGTCAAAActctgacaaaataaataactcaTATGTCAGGGTGTGGGGGGCTTTATTTTGAGGTTGTTACTTTTCCTTTTCTAATTCTTAAAGATGAATTGATCCCAAATCAGCTTGGTTAACCATTAACTGAGggctcaccaacctttttgagccTGAAAGCTACAGTACTCTACTGATTAATGTGTAGTTTCATAcacatatataaaataacaaatttgctgaaattattttatttgatgtgctATTTATAGTCAATCATATTCTTTCTTGTGATTTCTCAGAACAACTCGAAAACAGAAATAtatctgtattttctttttgccaatGGTTGTTAGGGAGGAGCCAGCCAGGCAACCTCCTCAGCCGTAcccaggtgtgaggtgcagagcaccctggctgaggaggctacctggctggcccctccctaacaacGGTCACATCTTTAAATGATAACTTGTACCATACAACATTCCTAAGAAATCCCAATGTCCCATTATTGGTGAGTTATTTTCAGAACAGCCCCCGTGCTGCTCATGTGGTCCTATGGGACTACCGGTGCcgcgcgggcaccacgttggtgacccctgcattAAACGATCACTGGCTCAGTACACATTTAAGATTCACACAAGAAAATATTGCTTTGCAGAATGTGGGAAAACATGACATGTTCCAGGCAAGGTATTTTGTGTTAATTATGTGACTCATTTGGAGCGTACTTCAGAGAGTGGAGAGCGCCAAAGCATCCAAAAGTGTGTCTTCGTGTTCGACGAGGTTGATTGGAGTAGATATTATCAGTATGTGTTTGTATTCAATGCTTACATTTGCACCTTCTAATGCTAATGAGGACTGGGAGAAAACACTTTCACAGCACTTTTTTGCTTTGCATTGAAAATATGTAGATGCATAGAGGAGTGTCTTTCAGGAAAAACAGAAATTGGAGCACAGAATTAACTGTGTATTTCCATAAATGTGCTCTGGCCTAGCAGCCGTCTGTTGGTGCTGATACTCCGATAACAACCCCGGAGGCCCTTGATGCATATGCATGATTTTACAGTGCACATACGCACTGCTAGCTCATTAGCGGCCACTGCCCTGAGGCTTCCAACTGAGGGTAAGGCCTCATTGCACAGTTCAGCAGCTCTGATAGTACTTGGGGCATTTTGGACTTCCCTGTGTGAGCGTCAGGTGCAAACACCTCCAGTCATATTTCATCATTTGGATCCTTTCTGCCACAGCTGTCATGGCCATATTTGGGGCAATGTCAGTCGTATCTGTAACTTTCTGGAGCAGAAACAGATggggccagtttttttttttattttgtgaatagtCCAATATTAAGAGCAACGTCCCCCCAGTATGGTTTAATGTCAATGGACGCAAAAATAAATTCCACATTAATGGAGACATTTTATGTATTGCTGAAATCAACTAGTTTTAGATGTATAGTGAGCCAGGCCTCATCCACCATATATTGCTGGGTCAATGGTGAGTCCAGCTTTCGTCCCACTGACGAACATTGGGCTGGTTGTCACCCATTCAGTGCAGCTTTCGGCCATCTTCTCTACTCGGCGGAGAATGTGCACTGTGGCTGGATGCAGAAGCTAGACTTTTATCCTTGGGGTGGCCAAGGTTATCACAGGTGGTCggcaaaaaaacgaaacaaataaAACTTGGAAACATGTTATCAGCAATCAACATCCATTTTTATATTGAATaaaatttacacacacatgcacatatgtATTCCCTCCACATACAGTTACTGTATTTAGAGTTACTCGCACTCAGGGTTCCTTCAttcctgaatgaatgaattttatgtTTCCATATTGTGTGATCAAATCCATAAATTGTTGGCATCATCTGTGATCAAGCCTGTTTTAATAAAATAcgttttgaaattaaaattaaattatttgaGGTGTCTCTGATGCTTGTTTCTACTTGCAGAAGCAGAGTCCAAAGTGTGGAAAAAGGGAGAGATTCAAAGAAATTGAATGCATTTGAAGTCATGGAGGTAGCAGCTCAAATACTCTACAGTACTTTGAGTATAAACACAAATCCCCCGTAACTTTGACTTCACCGAACAATCAAGTAAGTGCCACCTATCAGAGCCTAATGCTGTTAGCAAATACAGTATAAAGCATTAATCTGCAGGCAAGGCGCCAATATTTTTTCTGTACATCTCAACTCACGATACTGGGATAACATACTTGGAATGATCGATGCAGCCAGTGAAATTCGCTCTCTGCGAGGCTCTTCTGATTCCATACAAGGATCCTGGTATAAGAAATGCACTGATAACAGTGatttcagcaacaaaaaaaagacaaaacagaagTTGTCAGTTGCAGAGGGGATGCAAGAGGCTGCCTTCTGGCACACACAGGGTACAACTGCAGCATAaactggctggatggatggaggtcttgaggagccgacgatgagaagaaaggagcgttcgcgcggagtgccgatgcggatttggagctgggagtcgcggcttggagtttgaagcggattatgtgggacaggagaagtgaactaatctcttttcgtcaatggacgctacagcttcgtgtttgctttcaaaactttgcttgtagcagacgtgtcagcatgatgtctctgatccactggtgaaaggacactttgatcctctcctctttcatctataactgcttcagacaacaaagtgtatgcagaaaagtggtgaagattgcacgactgtctctgtcctatgtgttgtcttgtgttattttttgttattttgacttcaaaatggcgccgcgagagtggctgcctttccagcagctcctattttgttgttgttctacttcttcctttcataactttgctgctgtgaatctggaatttctccattgcgagactaataaaggtattcttaatctTAAACACGGTAACAGGAATTGTCTTGGAAAAGAATGGCTGCTTGTgaactttttaatgtttttaaacttaaataactagatagatagagatagagagagagagagagagagagagagagagagagagagagagagagagagagagagagatagatagatagatagatagatagatagatagatagatagatagatagatagatagatagatagatagatagaaacgcacacacacgccccccccccccgtccccccactacacacacgcacacacacaggcacacgcgcacacagagTACTCACACGAGTGTACAATTTAAAAGGACAAATTAGGTCAAATCGGGATTTGGCATGGAATGGCATCAGAACGACTATTATTCACATTACGCCATCCATACATGTGTACATCTCTTGTTGCAAGACGTTAATTGTGAACGGAAAACTGGAAAATTGGAATTGACTGTGCAATTGAAGACTTGAGTGAACAAGggtggacattttattttctttgctgccatcttgtggtgagTTTTACATATTTGCTGATGAAACGGCGCGTGCGCAATATGTCCTAAATCACTTTCCGTAGTTATTTTGCGAATGATAAGACTTATTTGCCAGGTAAGAACGTCGTGTACTTACAATACAATTTAATGCCGGTGTGCGATTGTGTGTTGTACGCCATAAAACTTGTTTTGTGTAGTTTCGGGAATGCGCTCTGTTAACGAGATGGACACGCAATTAAAGTACAAAGTGTCAAAACAAGATCAGCTGATTCACCTTCTATTTTCCAAATGCCAAACGCCATTCGACGTTGTTGGTCGATGTTGTAACACAATTCCAAAGTAAATGTtgtcttgctgttgttttttgctTGTGCCAAATGAAGTACATACGTACCCATAACACTGCGTCAGCTAGTTTGTGAGCGTGTGGTGACAAAACTTACCGTAGCTAGCATGTCCAGATAGCTACAACTTTCACATAATAAACGACTTGGGAATCCGATGTAATACTTTCGTTGATACTTTCGAACAGGTCAGACGATTTATAAAGAAGCCAAAAGTCAACTCTCTGCGATGCCCAGCACAGTAAGTGACACATTTGTATCTTGCAGTAGATGTGTTAACTACAATCTGGTTAGCTAATGTGTGGCATGAGGTGGTATAGTAGTCGTTGCAAAATAATGTATATTTAGAGTATAAACCGGGCGTGAGCCTTCAGCAAAGAATAGGGGTTTTCTCTGATGAAGTCACCCTTACAGTGAGTCTTTGTGTACGATAGGTCTTGTGTGGTGGAGGCCGACTGGTCCGTTCTCAGACTCTCGGTCGGCAAATTTTAGCGGCTCTGAAGTTGGGTCGAGTCAGAACATTCTCTACTGCAAACCCAGATGAACCTTACATATCTGTCGCACACACAGAATCAGGTATGCTTtcaaatgtggttttttttgttaatactACTTTTacaatatgtaaaatatttgtGACTCCAAGTaccaaaagtaaaaacaattgCGTTGGTATTTTCGTGTCATCCTGCGAATTATTTTAACAAACAACGGCGAAAGGTTATAACTCGGGTGTCCTCTGCAGGCCCTAGGACTGTGTGGCCCGATGAGAACATGGGACCTTTCGGACCTCAGGACACGCGCTTCCAGTTACCAGGCAATGTCGGATTTGACAGCCATCTGGATGGCTTGGAAGAGAAGAAATCTCCAGTCGACAGGACTGTGCCTGATGTACTAACAGCCCCGTGCAGCTCGGAGAGACAACAGTTCATCCTAGCCCAGTTTGTCAATGAATTTCAGGTTGGAATCGTTAACGTCAGCCCTGTTGTATAATGAGTTAGCAAATTCACAGCAATTATCCCGATGTTCGTGCATCCTTAGTCAACCTTAAATTAGATTATcggttcatccattttctatggcaCTTCTCATAATTGGTACGATGACTGAGCTGGATCCGATTACCAGTACACTCAACCATGGGTGAGAAATGGGAACTGTCATCCAGTCACAGTAAATTCCATTTTCCTAAATTCCCCTTAACATAGACACAGTTATTAAATCTGCCATTCAAAAGTTAAAACAAAATTGGCATGTTTtcctaggatttttttttagatgaatttGTAATTagcattttgatttttaaaataatgcaacGGGTGTAACCACCACTATGCATTTCTTTGTACAGGGAATAAGGGGAAGGGTCTATGAAATATGTCACATAAAATATTGccaacattgtttttaaattgtacaaaaattgatcaacatttgcacacattttgCCCCCTCGCCCAAATGGTAATACAGTGAACTGCATATTTATGGTTTGCATTCGttaatttgcagattttttggggAAGTGTaacctatttgctgtttttatgtGCATGCCAAAGAAATAACAGTTTTGCTTTGGCAATATCAGATGGCATCAtagtgccaaggaactatttaATGAAGTTGAGAAGCTTCATTTACACAATTGCAATTTGTTgctatcttgtggcatctataggTAACAAGTGTACAGTAATCCGTTTTTGGGGTGTGTAAATTGCTCGCATGGCAGGACTCGACCAGTCGCCTAAGAATTGCAGTGGCGTATCTAATGAATGAGAGGTCATTGTTCTTCACAAGTTCTTAAACAGTTTGGTTTAATTAAATCAGCACTCACATTTAAACTATGATCTGCTTTGTGCTGCTCATCAGGGGAAATTGGGCCCCATATCCAAGCGCGTCCACAAAGCTGAGCAGTACTTCAATCAAACAGACACTGATTGCTCTATAAGTTCCTGTCCTGAGCTGTTAAGGAAAGGTGAGTGCTCTTTTGATTTATGCTTTCCCAAAATAGTTAACATGAAGTGCTGGTACATAAACCTAACTATAGAACATCTGTGTTGTCAGATTTGGAGCTTTTGTTCCCGACAGTGCCTAATACTTCCATCACAGTTGTGACGGTCTCACAGAGGAGCGGTCGCTACAAGGGGGCGGAGCTAGACAAAGAGCAGTTACTCAGCAAAGTGAGTCTTCAGTGTGAATTGGAACCTGGAAAGCTGAATCTGTGGTCTCAGTGTGAATTGGAACCTGGAAAGCTGAATCTGTGGTCCTCATTCGGGTCATGGCTTAGTTGGTGCCTttcctagctgactttgggcaaggggCGTGGTAAACCCtggacaggttgccagccacacgCAGGACACATATCGACAAACTAGGATTCACACCGATGGATAATTTGGTCCTCAGTAAActaacatgcattttttggtCGAGTTTGACATTAACATTGGTTTCGGTGTCACAACGTGACTGTGACGGACCACCGACGTTCACTGCTGCTGGACTGAGCGGGCCAGTACAAATTTCACAAGTTAATATGAAGAAATccaaacatttttgcttttttcttatttgatattCAGTATTTTGAGGTTTAGTGTAATTGAATTTGTCAAGCATCATTGGTCTTTCTACCGTGCTGCACACATGTTTTTGCCCATCAGGTAAAATAATTCAATCCGGAATGGCTTGAACAAGATGTAAAAGCCATTGCATGTCAAATCTTCAGTTCGACCTTtttacagcaaaaaagaacagaacatgttaaaaaaaaaaaaaattaagtcatttTTACTGAAAGGCCggcataatataaaataaagatgACAACTGTTCTATAATAATAACACCTAATAATCGTTGAAACTTATTGTATTATATCATGAAAATAGAGTGCCAGCGCCGTTTCTAGCAAAGCCACCACGACATGCCTCACGGTGGCCCGACCTGGCCACAACCGCAAAAGGCTTAGTGTAGGACTCTGGTTTTGAGGATCTGGGAGGAAGCTGACATGGAGCTTCGAGCCCTAAACTTCTTGAACTCTGAGGCAGACGTACTAACCAGTAGGTCATACGACTTGACCCCCAAAATGACTCCGAAAGTTGCACAATGCTTCAAATTGCCATCTTGCCCGATTTCATGTTTTCTAGCATTACCGCACACATCATTACCGTCGGCATCTAGCTAGCATCTATGATGGTGAGTTTCACACTAGGAAGattatttccttttatttttttgagggcgAGAAATCATTTCCAAATAGGATCAACACGTTCTGGAGCAAGGTGTGTTCAAACTTAGAGGATTCACTGTGTTATGTATTTGATGTCAATGTTCGTATTTGTGACACGTATTGAGGCAATTTCCACTGTGCTTCTTCCTCACTGCAGTTTGTGAGCGGTGCTAAGGAGATGTGTTTTGCACTGTGGACCGCAGGCTACTGGGCTGACTTTATCGATCCAACAACAGGAGAAGCTGTGAGTTCTTTCGCCGCATTCAGTTTTGCGACTATATTGGCACATCATCAGGTACACTTGCGCAAGCTAAGGAAATGTCTCAATCTGAATTTCAAAAACggacaaatcatttttattatctTATCAAGATGGCTGGGAGGAGCAACATATCAATATGATGCAGTGCTGTTCCAGGCCACTTCATTGTTTATGAGATACCTGTGAATGAGTGCATCGCAACTGCGTTTCTTTGTAAAGACTGAATTGTTAGACTTCTTATTGTGGCCGATAAGTACATTTAGCATTATGGGGGCTAAATACTGTTCTTACCTAATTGTCGTTCACATGCAATGGCAGTGAATAGCTTCATTGTACGGCGATCAATTTCCTAACCAACTCGTTTTTATTTAGAGTAATGGGTAATTGCTGTCTTTGTATTTTCCCCACAGTTCTTTGCATCCCCGCTTCGTTCAAGTTCAGGTCACACAGGAGAGGAGCCACGGCATTCTGGCTTCCGCATCGAGATGTCGGGCTCCTGCACGGTTATCCGACACATCCTGAGAGGAACACCTCAGTTTGTGGGGACGGTTTTCACCAACGCGCCGACCCACAGCGGTGCCATCACACGACTACAAGGACTCTCACACGGACTGGATGATGAGGCTGAATAGTTTTCTTGGTGCTCCAAGTCCATCCGATGTTGTGAAAAGGCTTGACTAAGAagagcgtgtgtgttttttatttgtctaTGTAAAGTGCGTCTACCACACTGCTACCGAGCAAGTGGGCGAGACTGATCCCGAGCAACTCTGTGCTGGCCCTGCAACCGCCCTACACTGCATCCTCGCACCTGCACTATGACAGTTGGCCTTTTAGGAGGCATCACCAGGAGATTTTAGCAGGCAGGGTGTCAATCCTCAAGGTTAGAGACAACTCTAATCTTTAGCCGTTTTCAAAGTCTGATCCGACAAAGTATTTATGGATTTAGCTGCTGAACCAATAAAGTGACCCCAGCCTGCACTGATAAACATTCctgtgatttggctttctcaCAGGAAGCACAATTTAGAATCCTTCAGTCTTGGTCCTATGTCAGTTTCCTGGTATTGGTAGAAGCCAGCAACCTGGCCCGTCCATGCTCACAGGCCAGAGAGACTTTTGCAGTCCTTTTCCTAAAAAAATTCTTAACTACCGTaaaaaagtccttttttttgggtgcctgGAGATGGTTTTTCAAAGCCCTTGCAAGAGCTTCTACAAAAACAAGTTGGCAGCACACCATAGAAAAATACAGGCGCTCCTTCGAACCAAATTCCTGACAGAGGTCCTTGTAAATGTCAATGTGGAAGTCGCCAATGTTCTGCGGGTGGTTGGGGCGTGTTTCGACCACGGTGCTCTTTAGCTGTGCTAGCATCCAGTCAATGTCCATCTCCAGCACCGACTTGGCATTCGAGGCGGCAATATGGTCCATCAGCTTCCACAAGAACACAGtacaaaatatgttttctttctttgtccaTGTTTCAGCTGGCGGGTGAAGGCACGTGTTTCCTGTCTTTGTGTGCGCCTCAGTGGGAGTCTGAGCGTGAATGTGCGTTGCCGCCTTGTCGCGCGTTTGCACAGGAGTGGGAAGAGGAGCCACCAAGACGTTCGTTGCGTCTTCCGATGACTCGCTGCCCGCGCAGTCCTCTTCAATTCCATATCGACCCGCCATCCTCATGTTTTCCAGGCAATCCCTGAGTACTGAGATTGATTGCAAAGCTATTTCGCCGATTTCAGACACCTGATGAGGCACGTCCAGGTGCGGCGCAGAGTCGAGCTGCGATGACATTTCGGACAGTGCGGAGTTCACAGTCTTGGACACTTTGGCCGCGACCAACTCCAACAGGTGATCGCCGCATGGAGACCTAATCTCTCCGGCGTTTATTGTGTCTTTGAGAGCCAACAGAAGCGAGTCCCAAATGCATGCGTGGATATCATCCACGGTCACACAGGAGTAGTTGAGCGCCTGTTGTGGAGAGTCACAACCATTCCTATGGAGGGGAGGAGACAGAATTGCACAGATTTGATTGCTTCTCTCCACATTTGTTTGTACTGGATGTGCGTAGAGGCATTGGACTTACACTAGGATCTGGGCATGCTCTTCCACCTGAGGCAACACAACACTCAGCACCTCTTGGGAGATTTTGTATAGGATGCTTTGCCACATTTTCAATAGCACCATGAAAGCATTGCAATCAAAATGCCCATATTCTATTAAGTCCCACGTCCTGCAAATAGGAATTAGCAGGTGTTAGCCCAAAATGACAGTCTTTCCATCCGATGAATGACTTGACTCGTTTATTTCATCTTACTTACTCGGATGTTAAGCCATCAAGATACAACTGTAATTCACTTTTGAAGAATTCACTGGCGAGCAGGGGCATGTTCAAGTTGCTGCACCGCAGATATTTGGGTTCAATTGGGGACTGACAACAAGAGAAACAAAATTATTACACGAAACAACCACTGAACTCGCAAACACCCccaaccctcccaaaaaaaaaaaatcaatgaaaaaacaatCATCATCCTCATTCGACTTGTAGAGAAAAAATATCTGCCATCAAAAAGATAATACTGTTTTAGATTACATCAGTTCAACTACTTTATAGGTTTATTATGGTTGTTGGTTTTTCCGCGGTGTAAAACAGCACGGCACCAATAAAAGTACATATGATCACCCTAACAAGACAGACATGTTGATACTGTCTTGGGTGTCATCAATTGCGCACGTGCTGCAACCTGCAGGTTACCTCACGACCACGAGCCCAAGTTCGTCatgctttaaatgcaactgTGAACTAAAATGTTGCTTTAGAAATGAAGTTGTGCTCATGTTTAAGCATAAATTGAAATGTAAGTAAAATTATCATGGGGGCAAAAAAATCAATAGGGGTTCACGCGCATGTGTG
Protein-coding sequences here:
- the mmadhca gene encoding metabolism of cobalamin associated Da: MPSTVLCGGGRLVRSQTLGRQILAALKLGRVRTFSTANPDEPYISVAHTESGPRTVWPDENMGPFGPQDTRFQLPGNVGFDSHLDGLEEKKSPVDRTVPDVLTAPCSSERQQFILAQFVNEFQGKLGPISKRVHKAEQYFNQTDTDCSISSCPELLRKDLELLFPTVPNTSITVVTVSQRSGRYKGAELDKEQLLSKFVSGAKEMCFALWTAGYWADFIDPTTGEAFFASPLRSSSGHTGEEPRHSGFRIEMSGSCTVIRHILRGTPQFVGTVFTNAPTHSGAITRLQGLSHGLDDEAE
- the LOC127592401 gene encoding uncharacterized protein LOC127592401, with protein sequence MSSSLRDPSTHSNNDDSPIEPKYLRCSNLNMPLLASEFFKSELQLYLDGLTSETWDLIEYGHFDCNAFMVLLKMWQSILYKISQEVLSVVLPQVEEHAQILVNGCDSPQQALNYSCVTVDDIHACIWDSLLLALKDTINAGEIRSPCGDHLLELVAAKVSKTVNSALSEMSSQLDSAPHLDVPHQVSEIGEIALQSISVLRDCLENMRMAGRYGIEEDCAGSESSEDATNVLVAPLPTPVQTRDKAATHIHAQTPTEAHTKTGNTCLHPPAETWTKKENIFCTVFLWKLMDHIAASNAKSVLEMDIDWMLAQLKSTVVETRPNHPQNIGDFHIDIYKDLCQEFGSKERLYFSMVCCQLVFVEALARALKNHLQAPKKKDFFTVVKNFFRKRTAKVSLACEHGRARLLASTNTRKLT